A segment of the Bordetella flabilis genome:
TTCGGAAGGCATCGCGGTCAAGAACTACGCCAAGACCCATCCCGAAGTGACTTTCGTGAATGGTTCCTCCGCCGCCCAGGGCACCACGCTGAACGAACCGGCGCCCAACTTCTTCCGCTTCTCCACCGACGGCGCCCAGTGGCAGGCCGGACTGGGCACCTATGCCTACCAGGACAAGGGCTACAAGCGCATCGTATCCGTGGCGGAGGACTACTCCTTTCCGTACTCGCTGCTGCAGGGCTTCATGATCGAGTTCTGCAAGGCCGGCGGCAAGGTGATCGACAAGCATTGGGTTCCGCTGGGCACCAAGGATTATTCGTCCGTGATCGCCCGCCTGCCCGAGAACATCGACGCCATTTACGTGGCGCTGGGCGGATCCGACGCGGTGAACTTCTTTTCGCAATACGAGCAGGCCGGCGGCGACAAGCCGCTGATCGCCGGCTCCATCACCATCGACCAGTCCGTGCTGGGCTACAAGGGCAAGCGCCGCGATGCGCTGATCGGCACGCCGTCCGCCGGACCCATCGCGGACAACTACGATGATCCCGCCTGGAAGAAGTTCGTCGCGGACTACCGCGCCGCGTTCAAGGATGGACTGCCCAGCCCCAGCCTGTTCGCCCACGCCTACTACGTCAACACCAAGGCCGTCCTGGACGCGCTGGAGCAGGAGAAAGCGGATCTGTCGAACAACCAGGCCAAGCTGCGGCAGACGCTGTCGACGATGACGGTGTCGACCCCGACGGGCGACGTCAAGCTGGATGAGAACCGCAACGCCATTGCCAATATCTTCCTGACCGAAGTGGCCAAGAATAGCGACGGCAGCCTCTACAACAAGTTCGTCAAGGTCATTCCCAATGTCAATCAACGCCTGGGATTGAGCAAGGCCGAGTTCGACAAGATGGGCCTGGGCTCGCGCACCAATCCGGAATGCAAGTGAACGGCATGCGCGCGGCCACGGGTTTTTCGTCCGGCAATGCGCTCGAACTGCATGGGATATCCCGTGCGTTCGGCGCGCTGAAGGCGATCGACAATGTCTCCTTCAATGTGGAAGCCGGGCAGCGCTACGCCGTGCTCGGTTCGAACGGCGCGGGCAAGACCACCCTGTTCAATATGATCACCGGCGATTTTCCGGTGACGAGCGGCCGCGTGCGCCTGTTCGGCGAGGATGTGACCGAGCTGGCGCCCTGGGAACGGATACGCCGCGGCCTGCGCCGCACGTATCAGTCTTCGCTGCTGTTTCGCGACCTGAGCGTACGCGACAACCTGTACCTCGCCGTGCGGGGCGTGTCGCGCGGACGCTTCAGCCTCTTGCGCACGGGCCCGTCTTCCGCTTCCGACGTCGCGGCCGCCGAACTGCTGGAGCACGCGCGGCTGGCCCACCTCGCGGATACCCTGGTGGCCTCGCTGTCGCATGGGCAGCAGCGCCAGCTGGAAATCGGCATGGCCCTGGCCGGCGCGCCGCGCCTGATCCTGTTCGACGAGCCGGCCGCAGGCCTGTCCCCGGCCGAGCGGCGGGAATTGGTCATCCTGCTTGAAGGGCTGCCGCGCCATATCGGCTACGTCATTATCGAGCACGACCTGGAGATCGCATTGTCCGTGGCCACCCATGTCACCGTGATGCACAACGGCCGCGTGCTCAAGCACGGCACGCCGCAGGAGATCGAGGCCGACGCCGAGGTGCAGTCCATCTACATGGGGGAACGCCAGCATGGCCATTGATGCGCGCCGCGCGCCTCCGGCAGGCCCGGGCGCGACACCGCCGGTCCTGCAGATCACGGACCTGAACGTCTTCTACGGCAGCGCGCACGCGCTGCACGATGTCTCGCTGGCGCTGCCCGGCGGCGTGCTGGCGGTGGTGGGCCGCAATGGCATGGGCAAGACCACGCTGTGCAATGCGGTGGCGGGCCTGGTGCCGGCGCGCGGCAGCATCCGGCTGCACGGCCAGGAGATCCTGGGCAAGCCGGCGCACGCCATTACCGACCTGGGCATCGGCTACGTGCCGCAGGGACGCCACGTCTGGCCGTCCCTGACCGTGGACGAACACTTCCGCCTCGCCGCCCGCAGCGCCCGGCGCGGCGACTGGACGGTGGACCGCGTGTACGCCACCTTCCCGCGCCTGGCGGAACGCCGCCACAACGGCGGGGCGCAGTTGTCCGGCGGCGAGCAGCAGATGCTGGCCATCGGGCGCGCCCTGCTCTTCAACCCCAAGCTGCTCGTCATGGACGAGCCGACCGAGGGCCTGGCGCCCGTCATCGTCGACCAGGTGGCGACGATGCTCAAGTCCCTGGCCAGCGGCGGCGAAATTGCCGTGCTGCTGATCGAACAGAACCTGGGCGTGGCCATCGACGTCGCCGATACGGTGGCCGTGCTGGTCAATGGCCAGGTCGCGCGCGTCATGCCCGCGCCCGAACTGGCTGCTGACCGCGAGCTGCAACAGCGGCTGCTGGGCGTGAAGTCCGGCGCCAGCGCCGCGACCGGCGCCGCCGACGCCGCGCCGCCCCCTGCCCGATCCGGCGTGGTGGAAGTCCTTACGGTACGGCGTTCGCATACCGAGGATATCGCGGTGCCGCTGCCCCGCATGGCGGAGGGACTGAACCGATGGCAAGGCCTCCCGGGGCCGGCCGGCGCAGGCGACGGCACGGCCAGGGCAGCGGGCGGGAATGCCGCGCACGCCCATGGCGGCGCGGCGGCCGGCAATGCCCACGCGGACGGCGCATGGATGGAGCCGGCGGATACCGCACCGCGCATGCCCCGCGCGACCCCCCAACCGGGGTCCCGTTCAGTGGATCGGGCCGCTTATGTCGTCGGGACCTTCGACACCAAGGCCCGTGAACTGCTGTTGCTGCGTGACTGCCTGGAGCGGCTGGGCGTGCGCACCGTGACCGTGGACGTGTCCACGTCCGAGCGCCTGTCGCCCGCCAATGTCCATCCACGGGAAGTCGCGCGCCACCACCCCGGCGGGGAACGGGCGGTCTTCACCGGAGACCGCGGCTCGGCGGTGTCCGCCATGGCCGAGGCGCTCGCCCGCTACCTGCCCGCCAGGCGCGACCTGGGCGGCGTCATCAGCGCCGGGGGCTCCGGCGGCACCGCGCTGGCCAGTGCCGGCATGCGGGCGCTGCCGATCGGCGTGCCCAAGGTGCTGGTCTCCACGGTCGCCTCGGGCGACGTACGGCCCTACGTCGGCCCCAACGATATCTGCATGATGTATTCCGTCACGGACGTGTCGGGTATCAACCGCATCAGCATGCAGGTGTTGGGCAACGCCGCGCACGCGATGGCTGGCATGATCCTGTATCGCCAGGCGCCCGTCGCGGCCGAGCGGCCCGCGCTCGGGCTGACCATGTTCGGCGTTACGACGCCCTGCGTGCAGGCGGTCACGCGGACGCTGGACGCGGACTACGACTGCATGGTGTTCCACGCCACCGGCATCGGCGGAAACTCCATGGAGAAGCTGGTCGAGTCGGGCCTGATGCACGCGGTGATCGATGTCTCGACCACCGAGATCGCCGACCATATCGTCGGAGGCGTGTTCTCCGCGGGCCCGGCGCGCCTGGACGCGATCATCGACACCGGCATCCCCTACGTGGGCTCATGCGGCGCGCTGGACATGGTGAACTTCATGGCGATGGACACGGTGCCGGAGCGATTCCGCAACCGCCGGCTCTACAAGCACAACGACAACATCACGCTGATGCGCACCACGGTGGAGGAAAACCGCCGCATCGGCGCCTTCCTGGTCGACAAGCTGAATCGCATGCCGGGCCCGGTGCGCTTCCTGCTGCCCGAGGGCGGCGTGTCGGCCGTCGACATGCCGGGCAAACCGTTCTGGGACGCGGCGGCCGATCGCGCCCTGTTCGACACCATCGAGCAGGGGTTTCGCGCCTCCGTCCACCGGCAGTTGCGCAAGCTGCCGTATCACATCAACGACCCGCGCTTCGCCGACGCGCTGGTGCAGGCCTTCCATGAAATCGAACCGGGCGGGCAGACCCGCGCGCCCGTCCCACCCCAGGAGACCCGCCATGCCGCGCATCGCGCGTGAAACGATACTCGACCGCCTGCGCGGCATGATCGCCCGCGGCGAACCGATCATCGGCGGCGGCGCCGGCACGGGGTTGTCCGCGCGCTGCGAAGAGGCCGGCGGCATCGACCTGATCGTCATCTACAACTCGGGCCGCTACCGCATGGCCGGCCGCGGTTCGCTGGCCGGCTTGCTGGCCTATGGCAACGCCAACGAGGTCGTGCTGGAAATGGCGCACGAAGTGCTGCCCGTGGTGCGGCACACGCCCGTGCTGGCCGGGGTCAATGGGACCGACCCGTTCATGATCCCGGATGCCTTCCTGCGCCGGCTGCAGGCGCTGGGGTTCTCCGGCGTGCAGAACTTCCCGACCGTCGGCCTGATCGACGGCACGTTCCGGGCCAATCTGGAGGAAACCGGGATGAGCTACGGCCTGGAGGTCGACATGATCGCCCAGGCGCACGCCATGGATATGCTGACCACGCCCTATGTGTTCAGCGCGGAGAACGCCGCCGACATGACGCGCGCCGGCGCCGACGTGGTCGTCTGCCATCTGGGATTGACCACGGGAGGCAACATCGGCGCCGAGACCGCGCTGACCCTGGACGATTGCGTGCCGCGCATCCAGGCCTGGGCCGAGGCCGCCCTGGCGGTTCGGGAAGACGTCATCGTGCTGTGCCACGGCGGGCCCATCGCCACGCCGGAGGATGCCGCCTACATCCTGTCGCGCTGCCCGCCATGCCATGGTTTTTTCGGTGCATCGAGCATGGAGCGCCTGCCCACGGAAATTGCGCTCACCGAGACCACGCGGCAGTTCAAGAACATTACACGATAGAAGAGGCTCATCATGACAGGCTCACAATTCGGCACTTTCCTCCTGGTCGTCGTCGCGATCGCGATCGTCGCGGCCATCGTGGTGGGACTGCTGCACTGGCTGTATCTGCGCGCGTCGAAGGAGCGTGCCTTCGTGCGGACCGGGCTGGGCGGCCAACGCGTCGTCCTGGACGGCGGCGCCCTGGTGCTGCCCATCGTCCACGATGTGATTCCCGTCAACATGAACACCTTGCGCCTGGAGGTCTCGCGCGGGCGGGACAAGGCGCTGATTACCAAGGATCGCATGCGGGTGGACGTGATCGCCGAGTTCTATGTACGGGTACAGGCCGGCGCGCAAGCGGTCTCCGACGCGGCGCAGACCCTGGGCCAGCGCACCATGGCGCCGGAACAGCTCAAAGAGCTGCTGGAAGGCAAGTTCGTCGACGCGCTGCGCACGGTCGCGGCGGAGATGACCATGGAAGAACTGCACGAGCGCCGCGGGGATTACGTGCGGCGCGTGCGCGAGGCCGTCGCGGACAACCTGACCAAGAACGGCCTGGAACTGGAAGCCGCTTCGCTGACCCAGCTCGACCAGACGTCCATGGAATTCTTCAATCCCAGCAATGCCTTCGACGCGGAAGGCCTGACGCGGCTGACGGAGCAAATCGAGCGCCGCAAGAAGCAGCGCAACGACATCGAACAGGACACGCTGATCGCGATTCGCAATAAGAACCTGGAAGCGGAAAAGCTGTCGCTGGACATCGACCGTGAATCGGAAAGCGCCCGGTTGACGCAGGAGCGCGAACTGGAGATCGCCCGCGCCGAGCAACGCGCCACCCTCGCCCGCGAACGCGCGGAACGCGACCAGGAAGGCCAGCGCGCACAGATCAGCGCACACCAGGCGGTGGAGGAAGCGCGCCTGCGCGCCGAGCAGATCATCGAGTCCGGCCGCATCGGCAAGGACCGCGAGCTGCAGGCCGCCGAGATCGAGCGCCGCAAGGCCATCGAGCTGGCGGAACAGCAACGCTCCATCGCCGTCGCCATGCAGTCGAAATCGCAGTCGGAGGCCCAGGCCGCCGCCGATGCAGCGCGTGCCCTCGCCGTGGCCGCCGAAGAGAAGATCTTCACCGCGCGCGAGCTGGAAATGGCCGAACGCCGCAAGCGCATCGAACTGGTCGCGGCGTCGCAGGCCGCGGAGCGCGAGGCGCTGGCCATCCGGGTGGCCGCCGAGGCGGAACGTGCCGCCAGCGAGGACCGCGGCTATGCGCTGCGCGCAGAGGCCGAGGCGCAGGCCGATGCCGAACGCATCCGGCTGGCCGCGGCCCGGATCCGCCATGAGGTCGAAGCCGAAGGCCTGCGCATGATGAACGAGTCCTCGAATATCCTGACGCCGGATGCGCGCGCCTCCGCCATGCGCCTGAAGCTGCTGGACAAGGTCGAAGGCATTATCCGCGAATCGGTCAAACCCATGGAGAAGATCGACAGCATCCGCATCATGCATGTGGACGGGTTGGCCGGCGGCGTCGGCGGCCACGACCATGGGGGCAATATTTCCGATTCGGTGGTGAATTCGGCGCTGCGCTTCCGTGCCCAGGCTCCCATCGTGGACCAGTTGCTCAAGGAGATCGGGCTGGACAGCGCGGATATCAACCGCCTGGGCGCCGCCGGCAGCCTGGCTGCGCCCACCGCGGACAAGAAGCCGTCGGACACGGCGCGCTGACAGGAGACCCGCCGTGACCACCGTCTTCGTATCGAGTGTCATCGACGCCCCTGCTGCCGACGTCTGGAGCATCGTGCGCGATTTCAACGCCATGCCGCAGTGGCATCCGCTGATCGCCGATTCCATGATAGAGAACGGCCTGACGCCGGACCGCATCGGCTGCGTGCGCTACTTTCATACCCGCGATGGCGGACTGATACGCGAGCAGTTGCTGGCGCTGTCGGACTACGACTACACCTTCACCTACGTCATCCTGGAAAGCCCCATGGGGGTGTCCGACTACGTTGCCACCCTGAAGCTGACGCCGGTCACCGACGGCGATCGCTGCTTCGCGGAATGGACGGCCGAATTCGGCTGTCCCGCGGAGAGAGAAGCGGAACTGCGCCGGCTGATCGGGCAGGACGTCTTCCAGGCCGGTTTTGATGCGCTCAAGGCCCGGACGGCCAGGACGGCCGGGACGGTCCGCCGGGCCTGACCCGGATCGCGCCGAACGCTGGCCAGGCGGGCCCGGTGGAATGAGCCTGGCCTGTCGCCCGCGGCCAAGAGGTGCGCCGCGTCGCCTCGGCGGCCGGCGGCGTCGGCGAACCGCGATGCCCGCCTGCTACGAGGACTGCCCCGGCATCATGTACAAGAGATAGCGCCGTGCCGGAAGGGGCACGCCCCAGCGCCGCTTGGCGACGTCCACGGCCACCGGCCCAACTCCGCTGAAGGAGGTGGCGGCGTCCCGGCAGCTCTCGTCGGCGGCGCGACAGACGAACAGCGCGCCCTGGCGCCGGACATCCGCGGCGGACAGCCACGGCGTCGTGGCTGGATCGAAGAGCTCCCAGTAGCGCGTCAAGCCTGCGCCATAGAAGGCGATCGAACGCGCTTCCTTGTCGTTGCCGGCGACGATCGCCAGCGGCGTACCCATGTGCCGACTCCAGGCCGCGCGCGCCGCCTGCGCCAGTTCGGCACGGGGCTCGACGGCCAGGCGCTCATGGCTGGCGACCCGCATGTAACCGGCAAGTGCGGACACACCCAGCACCACGACCCAGTAGGCGGCCATCAGCCGGGGAATGCGGCGCGTGTCCAGTGCGACGCCCCCGTTGCGCAGGATGACCAGCCACAGCGGCACGATCGCGAACCACTGCGCATTGCCCCACAGGACGGAAACCCGTGTACGCGTGGCCAGGGCAAGCACGCCGATGGCCAGCAGCGTCCCCATGGACAACCACCACAAGTCCCGGTCCGTCGACCGACGCAGGAAGCCCAGCAGCATCAGCCGGGCGGCATGGCCACGTTTCTGGCGCGCCATGAGCAATACGAATGCCATGCAGGGGAGCAGATATGCCCATTGCGTCAAGGCGTAGGCGAGCATGTCGGCGGCTACGACGGCCAGCGGATGTTCGATTTCCGCCATGCGTTCGCGCGCGTAGGTGAATGTCGGCATGCCCGACTGCAACAGCCAGCGCACATGCGGCAAGAGTACGATCGTCCCCGCCATGATGACGAGCAGCGATTCCGGGCGCAGCACCCGCGCGCGCCACGCCGGCCGCGCCATCGCCGCCGCGGCGAGGCCGGCAAGCACGACGACCGAAAAGTACTTGCCCAGCATGGCCAGTGCCGCGACCGCCCCCAGCGCCAGGGCCAGTTTCCTGGTGCCCTCCTGCACATAGCGTACGAAGCAGTACGCAACCCACGGCCATACCGACAGCAGGACGGTGTTGGCGTTGAATTTGATGGCCAGGGTGGTATAGATGGGCGAGACCGCCATGGCCAAGGCCGCGACCGCGGCTTGCCCCGGCGGAATGAAACGCCGGGCCAGCGCGGCGATGCCGCACAGGCCGACCAGGGCATTGACGTTGGACAAGGCGAAATACGCCAGGTCCGTACGGGGAAAGACGCTGAACCACGCGGCCGTGATCCAGGCGAACAGCGGTGGGTGCTTATGGTACCCGGCCTGCCACTCGATCCCCCATACGTAGTTTTCGAGCATGTCCCCCGCCCAGTCGAGGTTGCTGCGATAAAGCCCCGACGCCAGCGTCCATACAAGGGCGTGAAGCGCCAGCAATACATACAGGCCTGCCTGCTCCGCTCCCAGATCGGAAGGAAAACGAAGCGCCGGAGATTGTGCCGGGAATACGGCGAGGGGGCTGCGGGAAGGAGGACTGAGTGAAGCGTGGGTATCGGCCATGGAGATCAATGCAAGCGGGAATGGCGCTATCCATTCCGGGTGCGTTGAGTGCTTCACC
Coding sequences within it:
- a CDS encoding ABC transporter ATP-binding protein; its protein translation is MRAATGFSSGNALELHGISRAFGALKAIDNVSFNVEAGQRYAVLGSNGAGKTTLFNMITGDFPVTSGRVRLFGEDVTELAPWERIRRGLRRTYQSSLLFRDLSVRDNLYLAVRGVSRGRFSLLRTGPSSASDVAAAELLEHARLAHLADTLVASLSHGQQRQLEIGMALAGAPRLILFDEPAAGLSPAERRELVILLEGLPRHIGYVIIEHDLEIALSVATHVTVMHNGRVLKHGTPQEIEADAEVQSIYMGERQHGH
- a CDS encoding glycosyltransferase family 39 protein, with the protein product MADTHASLSPPSRSPLAVFPAQSPALRFPSDLGAEQAGLYVLLALHALVWTLASGLYRSNLDWAGDMLENYVWGIEWQAGYHKHPPLFAWITAAWFSVFPRTDLAYFALSNVNALVGLCGIAALARRFIPPGQAAVAALAMAVSPIYTTLAIKFNANTVLLSVWPWVAYCFVRYVQEGTRKLALALGAVAALAMLGKYFSVVVLAGLAAAAMARPAWRARVLRPESLLVIMAGTIVLLPHVRWLLQSGMPTFTYARERMAEIEHPLAVVAADMLAYALTQWAYLLPCMAFVLLMARQKRGHAARLMLLGFLRRSTDRDLWWLSMGTLLAIGVLALATRTRVSVLWGNAQWFAIVPLWLVILRNGGVALDTRRIPRLMAAYWVVVLGVSALAGYMRVASHERLAVEPRAELAQAARAAWSRHMGTPLAIVAGNDKEARSIAFYGAGLTRYWELFDPATTPWLSAADVRRQGALFVCRAADESCRDAATSFSGVGPVAVDVAKRRWGVPLPARRYLLYMMPGQSS
- a CDS encoding phosphoenolpyruvate hydrolase family protein, which encodes MPRIARETILDRLRGMIARGEPIIGGGAGTGLSARCEEAGGIDLIVIYNSGRYRMAGRGSLAGLLAYGNANEVVLEMAHEVLPVVRHTPVLAGVNGTDPFMIPDAFLRRLQALGFSGVQNFPTVGLIDGTFRANLEETGMSYGLEVDMIAQAHAMDMLTTPYVFSAENAADMTRAGADVVVCHLGLTTGGNIGAETALTLDDCVPRIQAWAEAALAVREDVIVLCHGGPIATPEDAAYILSRCPPCHGFFGASSMERLPTEIALTETTRQFKNITR
- a CDS encoding ABC transporter substrate-binding protein; amino-acid sequence: MTHAIHIPRLGQRPLRIMLGIGALALAAAIGGRAQAQEVIKIGALATLEGPFAVPGQDGMRGVDLAVAQHKGMVAGKKIEIIKASSNGNPDTAVNAARKLVEQDGVQILIGPLSGSEGIAVKNYAKTHPEVTFVNGSSAAQGTTLNEPAPNFFRFSTDGAQWQAGLGTYAYQDKGYKRIVSVAEDYSFPYSLLQGFMIEFCKAGGKVIDKHWVPLGTKDYSSVIARLPENIDAIYVALGGSDAVNFFSQYEQAGGDKPLIAGSITIDQSVLGYKGKRRDALIGTPSAGPIADNYDDPAWKKFVADYRAAFKDGLPSPSLFAHAYYVNTKAVLDALEQEKADLSNNQAKLRQTLSTMTVSTPTGDVKLDENRNAIANIFLTEVAKNSDGSLYNKFVKVIPNVNQRLGLSKAEFDKMGLGSRTNPECK
- a CDS encoding SRPBCC family protein, which translates into the protein MTTVFVSSVIDAPAADVWSIVRDFNAMPQWHPLIADSMIENGLTPDRIGCVRYFHTRDGGLIREQLLALSDYDYTFTYVILESPMGVSDYVATLKLTPVTDGDRCFAEWTAEFGCPAEREAELRRLIGQDVFQAGFDALKARTARTAGTVRRA
- a CDS encoding Tm-1-like ATP-binding domain-containing protein produces the protein MPRATPQPGSRSVDRAAYVVGTFDTKARELLLLRDCLERLGVRTVTVDVSTSERLSPANVHPREVARHHPGGERAVFTGDRGSAVSAMAEALARYLPARRDLGGVISAGGSGGTALASAGMRALPIGVPKVLVSTVASGDVRPYVGPNDICMMYSVTDVSGINRISMQVLGNAAHAMAGMILYRQAPVAAERPALGLTMFGVTTPCVQAVTRTLDADYDCMVFHATGIGGNSMEKLVESGLMHAVIDVSTTEIADHIVGGVFSAGPARLDAIIDTGIPYVGSCGALDMVNFMAMDTVPERFRNRRLYKHNDNITLMRTTVEENRRIGAFLVDKLNRMPGPVRFLLPEGGVSAVDMPGKPFWDAAADRALFDTIEQGFRASVHRQLRKLPYHINDPRFADALVQAFHEIEPGGQTRAPVPPQETRHAAHRA
- a CDS encoding flotillin family protein, encoding MTGSQFGTFLLVVVAIAIVAAIVVGLLHWLYLRASKERAFVRTGLGGQRVVLDGGALVLPIVHDVIPVNMNTLRLEVSRGRDKALITKDRMRVDVIAEFYVRVQAGAQAVSDAAQTLGQRTMAPEQLKELLEGKFVDALRTVAAEMTMEELHERRGDYVRRVREAVADNLTKNGLELEAASLTQLDQTSMEFFNPSNAFDAEGLTRLTEQIERRKKQRNDIEQDTLIAIRNKNLEAEKLSLDIDRESESARLTQERELEIARAEQRATLARERAERDQEGQRAQISAHQAVEEARLRAEQIIESGRIGKDRELQAAEIERRKAIELAEQQRSIAVAMQSKSQSEAQAAADAARALAVAAEEKIFTARELEMAERRKRIELVAASQAAEREALAIRVAAEAERAASEDRGYALRAEAEAQADAERIRLAAARIRHEVEAEGLRMMNESSNILTPDARASAMRLKLLDKVEGIIRESVKPMEKIDSIRIMHVDGLAGGVGGHDHGGNISDSVVNSALRFRAQAPIVDQLLKEIGLDSADINRLGAAGSLAAPTADKKPSDTAR